CAGCATACAGACAGTGATGGAGACTTCCTGGACACTGGGGAGCCcttgcagccccccagcagccTACAGCAACAGGCTGAGCCTGAGGGGGATGCAGAGGAGACAGAGGAAGAGGCctctgggaaggaggaggagcaggctgTTGGGAAGAACTCCCTGGAGGAGCTGACAGGGAGTGACAGCAGCGAGAAGGAAACGGggcctgaggaggaggagggcccagtgggagaggagcaggtaGTGGACTtggccagctgcctcctggcagcACTGCACTGCTGGCATTCTTAGGCCAacactttgcttttctcttttggAGTGTCTCTCTTCAGCCTCTCTCTGCATGCTGCCCTGATGCATGGCTTGGGATTGCCATCCTGTTGCCACTCTctaacctccctccctccccccccattcacCAGGCCCAGACCACTCTCCTGTGCTTAGGGGTGAAGATCCAACCTTGGTCCTGGCTTTGGAGCAAGCTGGTCACCACAGCTGTAGGGCCGTTGGCTTTTGGAGCAAAGCTTGTGCCCCTCTCTGCTCCtagcccttccctgcctgctgtagCCAAGGTGGAGTGGCTGCATGATAACCAGTGTGCTTTGCATTTTCCTCCCAGCCTAACCTGATTCCTGGGTAGAGGCTGAAGGGATTAACTGGATGATGTAGGGTATGAACTCAAGGGGATGACCCTGTCCACAGGTCTGTCTGTTCTGATGCGAGGCTTATCTGGTTCCCTCAGAGCTCTGGCCCTGTGTGGAGAAAAAACCCAGCCCCTCCAAAAAGACAGTGGTCTGCTGGAGGCTTAGGCTGCAGAGCCTCTGGAGCCTGGACATGTGGAGCAGTTGGCAGCTGCAGATGCTGACCTAGAGAGGCCAtaggggctgcctgggggctctgccatCCTGGTCTCTTGGGTTCAGGGCCTGGCACCTTTGTGCTGGGTGAGTCATACCCATGCTTGGGCACACCCATCTGGCCAGCTGTGTGAAGCCTTCCCTCTGTTTTGGCTCAGGGCAAGGGACACTGTATGCCAGCAGGACCCAAGGGTTGCAAGAGGACTGCCAGCCAGTCTCCCAGGAGCTGTGAGAAGCACCACAGCATGGAGAGGGTATTGGATGACCCAGAGGTGAGTGAGCAAAGCCTAGTGGGCCTTGTTTTTGCACCTGCCCTCAGGGCAGAAAGGGATCCCTTTAGGCAATGGCTAGACCTTGTGCTAAGAGGCTGCATCAGTTCTCCTGTGGCAGTGTGTCCTGTGTTgcacttccctctgccccctggctgcaCTGTTCCTCACAGGCACAGAGGGGGTGCTGTTGGCACTCCCAGTCCTCAGCAGGGGAAAGGTCCCTGTGGCCTGTGCACATAAACAAAATAGGCTTTATCAGGACCACTGGCAGTCAAGTAGCACCAATTCCCTGGAGCTGGGACCATCATGGTTTTACCCAGAGCAgccctgcagtccccagcccAACCTCTAGAAGCAGGGGCACTGGTGACAGGTGAAGTGGCTGGATGGCAACTGGGGCTGTGTCAGCCCTTGCTTGCTCTCATGCTGCTGATTACCATGCCTATCAGGGCCCTCAGGCCCTAGACTCTGGGGTAGGCTATTCCCACTCCCCTTCTGGTGGCCCACCAGTAGTTTGGCAGGCTGAATAGGGCAACTTTGTGGACCGGATCTGGCCCGCGGTCGCATGTTTGAAACCCCTACCCTAGAGGAAAGGGGTGAGCCCTGGCATCGTGGCCAGGGTGCAGTATCGGGGCAATAGAATCATTCTGCCTGCCAGGAATCCCCTCATGGCCTCATTTGGCTGTTCCACTGGAGGAACATGACTGTATGCATgacctgccacctgccccagacGTAGCTGTTTGTTAGTGGTGAGCATGGCCTTTGAGACACCCACAGGGTGGAAAGGGCTTTGGAATAAGGGCAGAGCCCAGGGGTCCTGATATTCCAGCGGCCTGTTGCCCAGAAGATGCCCAGAGCCAGGCTTGGATTGGGGattttcctgctgccctgggctctTCATGTACCATCCTTGTGCCCATGAGCTCCCAGCACAAATATCCAAGAGAACAAAACCACCATGTTCCTTCCCTGCTGTGCCTGTCTGCAGCCCATGACAGAGCTGGAAACACTATCCAGGGTCTTCCCTGTGCCCACTGGCAGTTGGAGGTAGCACATTCTGGTTCTGCAAAAACTTTTCTCATCACAGCTTCCTGTCTGATTCCCACTGCAGTGCttacagggaaactgaggcatagaggtGTAAGATAAACCTGTGAGATTACAGCCAAACTGTTGGGGGAAAGCTGTCATCCTGACTGTCTACTGCTCTGATTACTGGAGGGAGCGCTTTCCTAATACTGATGCTAGAACTCAGGCATTCTGACCCCTAATCCCTGCTGCTTTGACCCCTTTGAGTCCCACTCCCCCTCTCAAAGCTGAGGAGAGAACCCAAAAGCCATGGCTCATTATGCCTCTCGTAACAATCACCAGCAGTCCCTTCCATTCCAGGCCAGTAGGTGGGAGCTGCCAATTGTCTGTAGCTGGCCTGCTTTCCTGTGCCTTCAAAACCCAGATCCCATTTTCTCTCTTCAGGAGAAAGGATATTTTAGGTAAATGAGAAGGTGGCAGAAAAGTTTTAGCCAAACATCCATGAGGATTCAGAACAAGTTTGGACATTCCTGTGGGGATGTCCAGAGTACAGACAGCGAGTCAGCCATGGCAGGCAGTCAGCCTCATGGCTCACAGAGGCCATATGGGGGACTGGTCGCATTAGGCCATTCCATAGCCCTCGTGTCAAACATAACTGTTGTGTACTAGATTCTTTGTAACCTGGGATGTCACTGTGGAAGCTGCCTCTTGGGGTGAGATTAGGGCAAAGGAGGTGCTGCTTGATGGCAGCAGCCCCCTGCATGCAATCCAACTTTTTGTCTTACTCCCCAGGCTGCCACCGACATGGAGCATGAAGAAGCTCAGGAGGTGTCACTTACTCAGGAAGAGTGCCTGGCTCAGACCTGCTCAGACCTGGAGTCAGCTCACACCCCAGAGCTGGTTCTGCCAGCCCAGCACAAAGAAGGGGAAAGGGACCAGCACCCTGACAATTCAGACCCTGCCACTTCAGAGAATGCAGAGGAGCTCAAAACCCTTAGTAGTGAGGAGGAGGATGATAATGAAGATGCAGCCCTGCATCCCCCAAGGAGCATCCTCCCACCCTCTGTGCTGGACCAGGCCAGCATCATTGCTGAGAGATTTGTCAGCAGTTTCTCCCGGCGTAGCAGCCTGGCACTGGATGAGGGCAGGGCATCTGCAGGCATCCCCACACCCCGGCTGGCTagccgcagcagcagcatgctgagTCTTGAGGGCAGTGAGAAGGGGCAacggtgtggcagcagcagtgatacccagagctgcttcctgcctctggagATGGCAGCAGAGGGCCAGCAGCTGCACAGTGCTGCCCGCAGCagggctgcctcacccagccttcAGGAGCCTGAACGAGCCTCTTGCCGCAGGAAAGAATCCATGCTTTCCAAGCAGGACCGGCTCCTGCTGGATAAGATCAAGAGCTACTATGACCAGGCCGAGCACCAGGATGCCAGCTTCAGCATTAAGCGCCGTGAGAGCCTGTCCTACATCCCCAAGGGGCTGGTCAAAAACTCTGTCTTCCGCATCGACAGCCTgccatgggcagcagccagccaggataCTGCTAATGCTGCCCATGGGAgactgggcagcagcatggctgatggcaccagcagcaggacaGCTGCCTGGGTGCTCTCTGGCCTCCCTGCAGCTCCCCTTGGCCAGCCTGAGGCAGGTGGCCCAGCCCCCATCACTGATGAGGAGTTCAGGCCACCCTCAGAGATGATCAAGGTCTGGGAGGGGATGGATAAGCAGAAAGGCAAGTCTTGGAAGGAGCAGTTGGCAGTGGGTAGGGCTGGCACCGCCACTGGCAGCACCTCAGATGGCACTGAGCAACCCATGGGTAGGAGCCAGGAAAATGGCCTGGCCACACGTGAGCCTCTCCTCATCCTGGAGGACGATGACCTGAGTGCTATCACAGAGGAGTCCACTGTGCCTTCACCTGAGAGCAAGTCTCCCACAGAGAGGGCAATGCCCCCCAGGCTGGTTTGCCACATGAAGAGGCTGGCACAGGAGCTGGGCACCAGTGATCTGGGCCAGCCCCCCCTGCTGCACCCGCGCATCCTGCAGCTCTCACCTGCTGGGGAGGTTGAGCTGTGCGAGCGTACCAAGACTCGGGTGTACCAGCTGGCACGCCAGTACAGCTTGCGGATCAAGAGGCACAAGCCAGTCCTGCAGAGACATCTCACTGAGCTGGAAGAGGACACAAGGAGCAGTGTGCCCATCCTGCTTCACCACACACAACcagaggcagaggaggaggaaacaggTTCCCAGGGTACTGAGGGGGGACAGTCATGAGTTGATGAATGGGGGGAGACCCTTGGGCAATGGATTGGTCTGGGCTGGTGAACTGAGGGCTTCTGGGGTGTTTGGCTGGGGGACGTGTGGAGCAGAGGATGCTGCCTGGGGCATTGGGCTGATCCTGGGGCACTGAGAGGGGAACTCCCTGGAGTACTTACAAGGGAGGGATTTCATGGGGCAGTGAAGCTGGGGCTTCTCTGGGTAatgtgctgggtggggagggcttGTATGTGCCAGAACAGCCAAGAATCTCACCTGGGGGTGATGCAGTGTCAGGGAGGGGATCTGTAACGTTACAGTTGAAAGAgctagctgccccagagcttcatttactggaaaagaaaaatgtttggttGACTGGAAATTGGCTCAGGTCCAGTTCTGTGGCCAGAGGTCTGCACCCTGTGGCTGACCCATGTTCATGCACGTGTATATGTCTGTGCACTCATGCCCATGGGTAGCGTGAGCCCTTTCAAGGTGAGTCTCCCCATGAGGGAGGTCAGGCCATGACTCACCCCTTCAGTGCTGTGTTGTTTCTCTCCTCAGGCAAGCAGAAGCCAGCGCTATCCCTCACCTACGAGCAGGAGGTGATCCCGGAGCAGAGCCCACTGACCCCACATTCCACTTCGTCCTCACCCCGGCGTCCCTCTTCCACCAGTTCCTATCCAGTCTCCCCAACCAGTTTGGCCTCCCACAGTCCACTTAGccccattctggctgagaagttCAGCTGGCCTGACGTCCGAGAGCTGCGCTCCAAGTACTCCCTTGGAAAGTCCAGTGAGGCAGGCTTTGGCCCACGTAGGCCTCCCCCAGTGAACAGGAGCCGCTCAGCACCAGAGAAGATGGCAGAGGGGCCACCAGGAGCCCTCTCAGGGAAGGCAGGCCGGAGCGGGCGGGCAACGGAGAAATCGTGGCTGGCAGCTGAGCGGAGCCGGAGTGCTGAGCAGGGCCCGGAGCCCAGCACTGGGAGCCGGCAGCACCAGCGGCAACACAGTGATGGGGCACTGTATGTTGCTGCAGAGACCTGCCTGGACAACCAGCAACGTGTGATTGTGCTGGAGAAGGTGCCACCTGAAGCTGAAAGCTATGTGCAGATCCGTTCACCCACCACCCGAGAGAAGCTTTCCCTCAAGGCTGTGGCGGAGCGCTGCAAGGTCTACCAGGATTTGGATGGCTGCCCCCAGCAAGAGTGGGAGGATGAAGAGGGCCAGCCCCAGAGGCCCATGGTCTGGGACAAGCCAGATGTTGGTCACCAGGGCCTGGTGAGGAACCTGCGGGAAAAATTCCAGACCCTGAACTCCACTTGCTGAGTGGGAGCTTGAGACAGGGCCTGGATGGGGCCTATGTCTGAGCTGGGGGAGACTAGCACCTCTTGTATATAAGAACATCTTcctcttttccccactccctccagccacTACTGGCTTTGCCTGTGTCACTGCAAGCAGAGCCCATACTGGCCTGTGGCTTTGTGGGCTTTGGTGGATACTACATTTAAGGGCAGATCCTGGGGTAAGGCTGCATGGAGGGCCATGACTGTGGCTCAGGTCCACACAGCATTGTTTTGCACACTGGCACAGACAAAGCAGCATGGAGCAAGGCCAGCCCTCTGTGCCTACTGGGAGTACAGCATTTGGCAACAGTAGCCTGACTGCCACCCAGCCTACAGGAGGCCTGTATATACTAGAAGGCAGGTGTGCACAAACTTCTGTGCAATAACAGTTGCTGTCGGAGAATATGCCTCCCGCC
This genomic window from Alligator mississippiensis isolate rAllMis1 chromosome 2, rAllMis1, whole genome shotgun sequence contains:
- the PLEKHG3 gene encoding LOW QUALITY PROTEIN: pleckstrin homology domain-containing family G member 3 (The sequence of the model RefSeq protein was modified relative to this genomic sequence to represent the inferred CDS: deleted 2 bases in 1 codon), which encodes MPVPASAGLHALEYLVNLISHASHAMEGKEERRRGPTWDRCALRVSHLHNSNNNASPRGWLGQKGSHSLSPYGSKASTAGRRELSYVERVVLEIVESERMYVQDLRSIVEGYLGKIIDVREELLQPDQVSALFGNIEDIYELSSELLHDLESCDNNPVAVARCFVDRSQDFDIYTQYCNNYPNSVAALTECMQNKQQVRFFRECQEQMQHALPLGAYLLKPVQRILKYHLLLQEIAKHFDLAESGYEVVEEAIDTMTCVAWYINDMKRKHEHAVRLQEIQSLLLNWKGPDLTTYGELVLEGTFRVQRVRNERTFFLFDKTLLITKKRGDHFIYKSHIPCSSLMLIESTRDSLCFSVTHYKHSKQQYSLQARSVEEKRVWTHHIKRLILENHHAIIPQKAKEAILEMDSYYPPRYRCSPEGLKKTRSNQPMDEVPVHMRHLAGRRQSEPFHYCSRAEKLPQYNGPQGCLVPGRTGRRKSEPSKQILKQLGAEGRGHCPPNMLSPSTAAPADIHREQGVPGARRLQGWQPFLGNNRGQRTRRQWERALWRRGWGLPPLSWNYLSCPAILLLMACLLSSMCWGCTEGLKHTDSDGDFLDTGEPLQPPSSLQQQAEPEGDAEETEEEASGKEEEQAVGKNSLEELTGSDSSEKETGPEEEEGPVGEEQGKGHCMPAGPKGCKRTASQSPRSCEKHHSMERVLDDPEAATDMEHEEAQEVSLTQEECLAQTCSDLESAHTPELVLPAQHKEGERDQHPDNSDPATSENAEELKTLSSEEEDDNEDAALHPPRSILPPSVLDQASIIAERFVSSFSRRSSLALDEGRASAGIPTPRLASRSSSMLSLEGSEKGQRCGSSSDTQSCFLPLEMAAEGQQLHSAARSRAASPSLQEPERASCRRKESMLSKQDRLLLDKIKSYYDQAEHQDASFSIKRRESLSYIPKGLVKNSVFRIDSLPWAAASQDTANAAHGRLGSSMADGTSSRTAAWVLSGLPAAPLGQPEAGGPAPITDEEFRPPSEMIKVWEGMDKQKGKSWKEQLAVGRAGTATGSTSDGTEQPMGRSQENGLATREPLLILEDDDLSAITEESTVPSPESKSPTERAMPPRLVCHMKRLAQELGTSDLGQPPLLHPRILQLSPAGEVELCERTKTRVYQLARQYSLRIKRHKPVLQRHLTELEEDTRSSVPILLHHTQPEAEEEETGSQGKQKPALSLTYEQEVIPEQSPLTPHSTSSSPRRPSSTSSYPVSPTSLASHSPLSPILAEKFSWPDVRELRSKYSLGKSSEAGFGPRRPPPVNRSRSAPEKMAEGPPGALSGKAGRSGRATEKSWLAAERSRSAEQGPEPSTGSRQHQRQHSDGALYVAAETCLDNQQRVIVLEKVPPEAESYVQIRSPTTREKLSLKAVAERCKVYQDLDGCPQQEWEDEEGQPQRPMVWDKPDVGHQGLVRNLREKFQTLNSTC